AACTGGAACAGCTCATCGGAAGccgaccgcctaccatccacaaaccaacggactgacagagcgccttaacaaaacaattgaagacatgctttcaatgtacgtggatgtcgaacataaaaattgggatgacaccctcccttatatcacgttttcgtacaacacggcgaaacaagagacgacgcgcatgactccgttcacccttgttcatggctgggatgtacgaacgatgttggatgcaatgctttcacaagaatttgacgacactgaaaTGGACGCCTATGTGTTCACGCAACACGCCGAaaaggctcggcagctcgcgcgcgtgcggatctgccagcagcaagactacgacgcaggccgctatgatgcccaccgtagaaccgtaagctatgaagtcggcgacagagtgtgggtttggacacccatacggaaacgaggcctctccgaaaagctgttaaggcgatacttcgtcCAATATCGAGTATTGTGGCGACTCAGTCATGTCACCTATACGAGGTCATCCCCGATAGCCCCAACTGTACGAGGCGCCGCCCACACCATTccgaacttgtgcatgttgtacgcatgaagccgtatgtgagtgAATGACTTTGCGATAGACCTtcacttccgcaagtggcatctctggtatagcatcgggacgatgctcttctagggagggacaaatgacgcgtgtgctctaggcagacgacagcgacgatgggagcattaaccgactccgtctagtgggtcagggggattttggctgacgacgacaaagacgtgtctctgttctgttttgcttgaacaggttgtcctgctgttcttgaagaacgtctccctgtcctctctcggcgttgtaccgcgGCAATATTAAACAGAATTCGGTTGATCACACAATTGCGGTAGTTCGACTTAAAGTTCATAATAACCCCTTGTTTTAAAGATTGCACAACTGCGGTGCAGTTTGGCTGCAAAAAGCATAGCTCGATGTTCTTGAGCACAGCGGCAGTGTGGTGGGCCACGCAGTTGTCCAGGACGAGGCATATCTTCCGTTTCTGCTTGCCCAGCCATTCGTCCCACTCCCGCAGCCATTGTGCAAAAATTTATCTCGTCATCCAAGCTTTGCAGGTGGACACATAACTCACTTAGAGCTTTCGTTTGCCTTTAAAGCATCGTGGTGACGCACTTTTGCCGACCACCAGCGCTGGCATCCTATCCAACCCATCCACGTTGACACAAAGCAACACAGTCACGCGGACCTTGCTCTGCTTCCCGCCTTGGCAGCGTTCACCTTTGAGGGCCAAGGTTTTTTGCGGCAGCATCTGGTAGAACAGGGAGGTCTCATCCGCGTTGAACAAATCCTTGGCACTGTATTTTGCTAGCAGCTGTCCAATGTTTTTTCTACCCACGCCACTGCAGCTTGCGGTCAacagactgcgcttcccttccaaCGGCCCTGTCGACGATGTCGTGGCGCTCTTGCCACAAAATTGTCGTGCCTCATGATGCAAGCAAAGTCCCTTGCTTTCTGCTGCAACAGTGCCCCACTCGCAGGAGTGCCACTTGCTCTTGCATCTAAAAACCACTTGAAGACCACCTTCAAGCTCGCAGCTTCTTTCTGTCGCCTTTTACGTCACGTGCGACAGCACTGGTGACAGCTTCTTTGCTGCTCAAATCATCGACAGCGCGCTCAATGCTATGCCGAAATCTtcggccacttttttttcttctgcacgCCGGACTCGACGGCTTTCAGCATAGCTGCCTTCTGCTCGAttgatattgttttgcacttaTGTTTGCCGTTACCGTCATCCTTCTCTTTTCTGGCGGCCGGAACTCACACGAACGAACTGATAGAAACGCTGATAACCTTGATGCACACGCAGACAACGGCAAGCAACAACAACTGTGGTCGGCGCCACCCCACACGTGCAACGGAAGGGCGGGTGGGCTCATGAGTTCTACAGGAAAGGGGAGGCCGGGAGATGCACACAGGAGGTGCGCACGTCGTGCACTGTAAGACATTGACCTGGCAGGTACCAAAATGCTCAGTAAATGctcgctgtgaaaaaaaaagtttgttatacCCATTGTGAGGAAATTTTAGCTTTGTTAAAACGAGGTTTCCAATACACGGGCATCTATTGGAATTTCAAggggaattacgattgcttcatTGTATTCATTAGTTTGTTATATCCCATTTTGttataacaaggttttactgtataatgTTTCTTCATACACAGTCGAACCTCATTAAAAGGACACGGTTATAATAAGTTATCATACATAACGAAATATATATAAAATTTGGTTGGTTATTCTTCATTTCAGTGGACTACATTCTCCTGCTATTGTTAAATTAGAATTGATCTGTCATGGTATTGGTTCTGTCATGGTATATGCTGAGAGGTGTTTCGGCCATCAACTGCATTGTGATATCACAAACTTGGCGGCCAGTTTTATCTTGTCTtcaaattgcagtaaacatttgcttactaattaaacgaataagcatagtgtcacgcgtgcacaggcaagcacaaacacatctcattcgatgaccacAAACGCTTGCTTTCAGAAAGCTGGCATGTTGAAGAGCACCAGCCATGCTTCATCCTCCGTCTCGCTTCACCAGTACTTCGAAAGTTCAGATTGCGCAGCCTCTAACACTGGGCACACAAAAACACGGCACATATTAAAACACCAGCCATCTCGGCCTGTCCCTAGCTATGGCACCTGTCGCATAGACCTCTTGCATAATCGCTGTGCCCACATTGGGCTTTGCCACCATCTTGAAGGTTAGACATGCGGCCGAGCGCAGACCGCATGCGGGATGTTTGTGCGCCGCGCGGGCTCTGCTACAGGTCGTGCTGACTGTTTGTCTGTATCTCGTACTGTAACTGTAAAAGTTGAGTGCAGCTACCAGGAATATGTACAGTGAACACATGGCTTCTTATTCGTTTTTCACACTGATGAACTACAGCACCATACTGAGCTGTGCATCACTCGCTTAAAGCCATGTAAGCTAGTTTCTTGAGCCAAAGATGTTATGACGGTCAAAGATTGCTGCGACAAGATGGCCCGATGCTCTAGCATTTGCAAGACCACTTTGGCCGTGCCAGGTGATTGCGCCGGAGTGCTACACCAGTACAAAAATATTGCAGCATGCCACAGATTTGTAATTTGCTTTGATGGAACCATGATACCTGTagtatttatgctgctctttggCATTTCACAATAAATTTCACTTTTGTTTTAAATGTGCAGCATCAAGGCCTTCTATTTCTCCATCAAAGGCCAAGGGTGACAACACGCCCCAGGGACGCCTCCACCACTGCCCCCTCTGTGATTATGAGACCGATGATATGAGGCGTATGAAAGTACACATCAGGAGACACGCTTGCAAGCGTCCGTTTGAGTGCCATTTGTGCCTTCGAACTTTCACAGCGAAGAGCTGCCTAACAAAGCACCACCTGCGCTTCCACGCGGGTGAACAGCCGTTTCGGTGCCCTTCATGCCCTGGGACATTCTCCGATATGTCCACCTTGAAGCAACATCTGCGCACCCACACGGGCCAGGGGCCATTTCCGTGCCCTTCGTGCCCTCAGAGCTTCAAGACAAAGTCCAGAATGCTGACGCACTCGCGCCGTCATACTGACGATCGACCATACCGCTGCACCATCTGCTCCATGTCCTTTCGGTGGCAAGGTACCTTGAAAAAACATCAAAAAAAGCACCAGAATACCATAGTTCAACTGCCATGTTGAACTAAAGTCTGTGTTAGGAATCTTCATAAGTGTGTAGCATCCTTCATAGTGTTGTGTGCATCAGTTAGCTCAAGCGTCACCATATGCTCTTCTATGTCGAACTGCTGAGTCACTTCAGAAGAGGTGCCAGCCTAATCTAGGAAGTTGCAGGAACATTTGTAGTGATAAGATTGCAGTACGTTACAGTGTGTGTGTAAACATTATTTAAAGAGGTCCAGAGTCTCcacttaagccgaggcgggccgctcccatgttggcactgtcaggccatgcccttcagcgacatcatgggccctctggacagcccttagttgatgttgaagcaatgggctttgtattctttttttccatcGAGTCCATTTTTCCAGGAGGCTGGGGagagttgcggggcaccccgcgatcatatgtttgatttcaatgatgccattacaatcattacattccttcataatctccctctctggatatattttgttaatgtggtacggcgttcggtatgtacccgtttgcaataagcACAGCGAGACTGCTTGAGCCCTGTTTAGTTTTGAGTTTTGGTATGTTACAGTGGCCGCATTCATTTTGTGTTCCTTCATGTGAACACATACCACAGAAATTTGTCAAATCCTTGGCGTCATATTTTCTAAGCACTTGAGATGATCATGTTGATTGTGTCAGATCAAAAATATCTTCAGCAGTGGATTTTATGTCACGCCTGTGCACTAATCTTCCTGTTAAAGTTAGGCTGCTGGTTTATAACTCTCTAATTCTCTCCCTCTTACAATATTGCAGTACCATTTGGGGTACTACAGGTATCACTTATTTGTCCAAGTTGAACCTAAATATAGCTGTGAGATGCATTGCTGGTGTGCCCTACTGTTTCCCTATACctgtcctcttttttttaaatatgaaaTATTACCAGTCTCTGTTTTATACAATTACAGACTTTTAATGAGTTTCAAGTCCTCTTCACGAAATGATGAGAATTAGATTGGTTATCTGGCGGAACTTGCAAACACCCAAATTAGATTGGTTGGTCATCTGGCAGAACTTGCAAAATACACCCATATTTTGCAGACCAGACATAAACTTAACTGTGGTTTGTTCCAACACCTGGAGCATATTACATTGAACAATTTATCTTTTATACTCTGCCAGTGTTAATAAATAAGTTGAACCAAGAAATGGTTGACCCTTTAGAGGATTCAAATATTCTTCTTAGACAATATTTTCTGAACAAGGTAATGTAAGGATAGCGCATCCATTTTATATTATATTGTTTCCTTCTTTCCCATGGCGTTGTTGCTATTCTCTTTTGTAGTGCAATGATTAGCACTGTTCCTTACCCAGTGCTTTCTATTCTCTTGTCTCTTGAATCTTTGTTTGGGAAAAATTACCTTTTGTTGTTGGTCTGCTGTATAGCCAAGTTGAAAAGGGGGCAGGACCTCTGTCAAGCTTGCGAGCTTTTAGTCTTGTCTCCTTCAATATttcagagaaaataaaagactgattgattgattgattgaaatccTCATCTCTCAGTTATGCCTTCAATAGACTCAGTGTGTGTAATATAATATTATACCCACACATGATAAACTCTGATAATTAGATGTCTCACACAAATATATTGGTGTTctaaatattgacacgtgtacatgtttatctttcaccggtgaccgcttttcactggcCAACAAATGTCAAACGTTATCTCAAACAGAAGCATCGAActaacgttatcgatgcttctatctgttgtctgttgTTACCGACGCTTATGAAAtccgattgtatgagcgacgcgaattgtctagaactttttggaagacacgggggtaccagggaataatctggaagcttcgatgactcgtgtataaaagccgacgcgtttcgtcgctgatcagatttcgccgatcgccgactgcgttcgccgctatcgttgtgcttcgagtgtagcttgcttttgtgggcacaggttcgcccaacaaaaaatcagtttcgtcatacacagttttacgactgttttcttcaccgtcgcTACTACCTGACATTATATTGCTGCCGATGTGAAGTTACGGACATAAGATGGAAGCAGACAGACGATCAAGCCGAAGAAAGCATAGAGGAAAATAATTGTGGTGTTTAATTGAAATAATGAgcaaaaggaaaatgaaaagaTAACTTCCTGCCGGTGGAACTACATCTTCCACATTTAATGTTCAGTGCTTTACTAATTAGGGCTTTTGGTGTAAAATTGGTGAGACCTCTTGACAATAAACCGTGTTTTCCTTTTCTGTGTATGTGTATAGTCTTGCGACTGGATGTGTTAGCTGGTGTGCCGCCAATGGCCATGGCAGTGGATATGGAACACCCTTAAGCCTATCTTGGTTTTTAAGATTTTCCGTTGTTATTCTACTATTACTATCAAAGTAACCTACTTCAACCTTCTTGTGACGTAAAAGTTAGACCCTGATCAGGCACGGTGCAATCGGGCAGCACGTGCTGAATGTTCTGCCGACATTTCCATCAAGATGGGCAGTAGTCTACTTGGTATTAGCTATAACGAATGCATCTGCAAGATCCCTGCTTATCAATATAACACATTTTTATATCAAGAAATCAATGCATGAAGCAACGCAGTAAGGCCAATGAAATCAAACAAAACAGCTGTGTAGGATATGATTGATGAATAAGTGATCATATAAAAAGTAAATATCAAATTTTTATGTCTACCGCTAATAGATATTTCATCACACATTCTTCTCAGGCATATATGCAGAATTGGTGAAGATATGGAGTTTTCAATCACAAAATTGGTGATACAAAAAATTGGTGATACGAGTGCATTATAAATATAGCATCTTAGTGCCATGTTGTCATGCCTAAGCGACTTTTGAAAACCTCATTGCTAAAAGAATTGTACTTTTTCTTGAGAAATATAACATACTAATTCCAGACCAGCATGGTATTCGGAAACATGTGAACTTGCCTAGCAGAGTAGGCTATGCTGCTCGGACATTCAGATTTTACTGGCTACACAGCAATCATTTGCACTTTCTGAAGAGTTCTGTGTACGTGAAGAGGCTGCTAATCTGTTTTCTAATGCTATATTTGTGCTTATTATAAACAATGCTTCCTTCTTTGCAGTGTAATGACAGAATGTTGCTAACTTTATGAATACTACTTGGATGTGATTGGTATTTTATATTACTTGTGAAAGGGACTATTTATTACTCGAAAATATTCTATATTTAATTTGATGTGATTCCTTCCTGGCACTATTTCGTTATATCTCAAAAATTCGTGTTCACGTGCCCTTACAACATATGCATGTTCAATGTACTGCATTGTAATGCTTATTATTGTGCAACAGATGTCTGAATAACTCGCTTTACTAACTTTCGATAGGAAATAAATGTTTCTTCATATACAGACAAATCTGGGTGTAAGAAGCACGGGTATAacgaattatcggatataacgaagtaaatataaaatttttGTCATGCTTTATCTGGGCTGACTTCTCTCCTGCTATAGTGAGATCCAAAATGAGGTATCGGTCGTGGTACCAGTTATGCCAAAGCAAGTATTTGTGTCCACATGCCTcggaatatatatataacaataataataatttatggtgttttgcgtgccaaagccacaatctggcttgctgtagtggaggactttggaataattttgaccacacgagggtctctaacgtgcacccagtgcacggcaCACTGGAGATactgcatttcacctccatcgaaaaaTTATGTATTCTGGCAGCAAAAACATGAAATAGACTCGGGtcagttttaaagcgaagctttctttacctcTTCCTTCGACTGTTCTACTTCAGCTGCTGTCACTGTACTGCACACCGCTTTGGGAGGTGGTTTAGAGCATGTAGGAGCTCTCCTGCCATGTACATGGCAGGATCGGGGCCGAGACGAGAAGTGGTGCGAGAAACTCATTTGGACCTTTTCATCGTACCACCActatgccctctggagctccctgggccACAATGGCCTCTTGATAGCTGCAGTTATCCGTGACCCACCGCAAAAGCATTGGAGAAACTACAGCGCTCACCTTTGTACTAATTTGCAACTGTTCAGAGAGAAGGTAGAATGGTAGAGAGCAGGTAGGGAGAGCAGACGGAGAATGGGTAGAACCTACGCAGTCGTGAAATGAGTGAACAAGTCTTGCACTCTTCGCTACATGGGGGAATGGCGAGAGAGGGAAAAGGCGGcgtaagaaggcaaggaaacgctactactGGACATAAGAGCTGGTTGCAGACAAACTGGATAAACTTGAGTTCTAGGTACAGTATGGTGCGTTTCTGCCATTTTTGAAAAATTAAACAccgtgcaaatttgtcaagcggacaactaACGTAGGGCGTGCAGCGCCGTAGCGTCTAGGCAACACTACAGAAGCAGCTGCACGCCAATCAAAActttgtggggagcacacgctgccaccttctcccgcgggcgctcgcccgtcgcttgcgcacggagtacacgcggcggtagccgggcggacatctcgttatacatctcgtgcgcgcacagcgcgcagcgggagccgggcggacacgggagaaatgcactttgccctctcccggttctcgctcgcctctcgcgacgcgcaggaagagggaaagtatccggcgggcgaggaggacactcccctcgcggaaaggtaaaaaggtataaaagagcgcgaccgagagacccccgggtctctctgacctcgcttgacctacctgcccatacggatttatccgctgaaacccgtgagtgacctcgtttgcgtgactactacatgcgacgaggcaagcctattttattacttattatagagagcggacttccctctgcaagtgtgttttattgcccacagcaataaacgttgttgagttggctcgcttgttgccttattcgcccgaaccctacgtagctgcgattatacgcgctacgggttggggaagaccccatAACTTCAGTGCCCGCTGCAGTAGCTTTGCAGCTCGGGAGTTTGATCCCaaccacggcagccgcattacAGCGGGGGTGAAATACGAAAACGCTTGTGTgcttaggtgcatgttaaaaaactccagcggttaaaattaatccggagtctacCACTACGATGTGCCTTATAATCCGATTGTGTTTTTAGCATGTACAGCCCCACAATTCaaataaagtttaacacttctgccacgatgtgatgcgccatgtgaggcaatgagaATGCTTACCTTCTCGAATTTATGAATAATGGCGCACagcaacgcctcaagcaaacacgtctcgctgtgtgttctgtgtaccaTGCAAAGTAACGTTTAGCATCAATTCACTATTGTTTTATTGCACTAGACACTGCAAAAATTAAACATTTgacgtcaacatcaccgctaattattgtcaatcaaagcaaacagcacagaaagcttcgcttacatcgattcccactcTACTTGGGATCCCAAACATTTTTTTGAGATGCCCGATGTTTCGGACCTGCACAATACCTGTGCCACTACTACATACCCCTAGCATTAATCTATAACAGGAATGACCTCATTTTCATATGCAGAAAGATGTTTCGGCCATCAACCGTGTTGGGATATCACAAACGTGGTGGCCATGAAGAAAGGTGCCGCCGGGTTGACTGGTACAGAACTGCAACTTTGGTTGTCATATCCCCATCTGGCAGCCTAAGCAGTGTGGCCAGTGGAGGGGCTGGTGGCAAAACATCACGGGAAGCCTGCCACCGACAAGTTCGCAATCGAAGACCTTATCAGTATTCAAGCGCAATATCAGCAGACGCACAAGCTAGACCGACAACCGCAGTAGCGGAGAACAAATCTACATGCGGTCCCTTCCATGTCCTAGAACCTTGCCGGAGCCATGTGCATTCTTCTGTTCAGATTCATAGACCTTCTGTGGATTGAGCGTGAGATTAAACGCAGTTTCTATGCTTGTGCAAATAGTAATATTTTGCTTGTCGAAGCAAATAGTCTTCAGGGTGGAATAATTTTGAAGTGAATTAGAATAGTTGTCAAGTGTTGGAAGAACTAAACTGAGCACTTTAAATTTgttttgtagtgaagaagaacagggaacaagcagtagtggggcgctctcgtagatgtagggcgtgagcgcagatcgcgagctcttggcgccgagaccgttgctcttttgcgactgtactggtttttcgcctgccgcttaccgtcagtaaatctccttatcaaagcggtggaggcgctgggtaccctcttcaaacctggaactccgaagccggacgttgcccaccactgctccgacaatgcctgatgactcCACCCAGCAAGACGCGCCCCAATCTCTGTCGGTCATTGTGTCAAGCGTGTTGCGCCAGcacgatcccgctttctttagcgccACCAATgaccatgacgtagaagattggctatcgtcgtttgaaagggtgagcgcgcacaacaagtgggacgatgctACAAAACTAGGcaacgtcctgttctacctaacagacgtcgcaaacctctggtttcgtaaccatgagtcggacttcgccacttggaccactttcaagacgagcttcgcggaagtgttcggtcgccccgcagtgcgcaagcttcgcgctgaacagcgtctacgcggacgtgcgcagcagcagggcgagaacttcacgagctatattgaagacgtcattgatttgtgcaagcgcgtgaatccttctatgattgagcaagacaggatcaAGCACATCAGTAAAGCAtagacgacgcctttcagatgttgctggccaaggacccacgcaccgtgtctgaactcgcgaccttgtgccagagcttcgacggaCTACGTGAGCAGCGTGTCCTAtctcggcggcagacgtcaacagacgattccctcgctgcgttgaccatcggctGCGACCACACagcgctcctgtcacagattaaggagcttttgcgtgaggaagttgctcgactgctttcatttttttccgaCTGCATAAGTGCCTACGCCCTGCCTGACTCCAACCATTCGACAGGTGATACAGGCGCAGGTTACCTAGGCTTAgccgtctgcctttcagccgactgctgtcaccgcgccgctatcatttgtggtgccgtctgctgctccgcc
This region of Dermacentor silvarum isolate Dsil-2018 chromosome 5, BIME_Dsil_1.4, whole genome shotgun sequence genomic DNA includes:
- the LOC125946092 gene encoding zinc finger protein 674-like, which translates into the protein MSLGERITVAIAACQVPFNIVDQVEVGTQCCLPLAHKSVGCSLEAPSVSRNVQTTEAVDQSSSTSASRPSISPSKAKGDNTPQGRLHHCPLCDYETDDMRRMKVHIRRHACKRPFECHLCLRTFTAKSCLTKHHLRFHAGEQPFRCPSCPGTFSDMSTLKQHLRTHTGQGPFPCPSCPQSFKTKSRMLTHSRRHTDDRPYRCTICSMSFRWQGTLKKHQKKHQNTIVQLPC